One Cuculus canorus isolate bCucCan1 chromosome 2, bCucCan1.pri, whole genome shotgun sequence genomic region harbors:
- the CEP76 gene encoding centrosomal protein of 76 kDa isoform X1, which translates to MAVAPEKASELKQIIQQQLLQMDVHGRIREVLAETVREELAPEHQELSTEDLVKALQQQGIINDIMKELKFVTDVSEKERTSAPKPSTHFVDREPPVLKKTNIDPTRRYLYLQVLGGKAFLEHLQEPEPLPGQICSTFTLCLHFRNQRFRSKPVPCACEPDFHDGFLLEVHKDSLGDGSKMVDATTMLSICDPVHMVLIKTDTFGETTLVASYFLEWRSVLAAENSITNIAVELLGVGSESKVSVGVLNIRLEMYPHLNKTLSPEVTNTQFALERQKTAEKERLFLVYAKQWWREYLQIRPTHNVRLVKIFAQDENGVNHPVCSYIRPLRAGRLLDAPRQAARFVSVLGYEKAPVIGGGGGKQEQWCTLLAFLSRNKGDCEDHANLLCSLLLGFGLDAFVCVGTKAKGVPHTWVMTCGTDGTITFWESLTGHRYIHRPINPDDPPLVEQPKPLYPYRTIGCVFNHQKFFGNCQPSDAVEVCVFDLHDESKWKPMSGEAIKSVCSPGSTSSVPSFPPLCASTIDAAVTSNEIELQLRILVSEYRKDLGLSTVWDDHLSYLLSPALAAYELERTTSVSAGNEEFQDAIRRAVPDGHTFKGFPIHFVYRNARRAFATCLRSPFCEEIICCRGDQVRLAVRVRVFPYPESACAVWIMFACKYRSVL; encoded by the exons ATGGCGGTGGCGCCGGAGAAAGCCTCGGAGCTGAAGCAGAtcatccagcagcagctgctgcag atggaTGTCCATGGAAGGATCAGAGAAGTTCTTGCTGAGACTGTTCGTGAAGAGTTAGCACCTGAGCATCAGGAGTTATCCACAGAAGATTTGGTAAAGGCCCTACAACAACAAGGGATCATCAATGATATTATGAAGGAACTTAAATTTGTAACT GATGTGAGTGAAAAGGAGAGGACTTCAGCTCCAAAACCATCAACGCATTTTGTTGACAGAGAACCgccagttttgaaaaaaa CTAACATTGACCCAACACGGAGGTATCTTTACCTTCAGGTTTTGGGTGGAAAAGCTTTTCTGGAACATCTTCAGGAACCGGAGCCTCTGCCTGGTCAAATCTGTTCTACCTTCACTCTGTGTTTACATTTTCGAAATCAGCGCTTCCGTTCTAAACCTGTCCCCTGTGCCTGTGAGCCAGATTTTCATGATGGCTTTTTACTTGAAGTACACAAGGATAGCCTAG GTGATGGAAGTAAAATGGTGGATGCAACCACTATGTTATCTATATGTGATCCAGTGCATATGGTTCTGATCAAAACAGACACGTTTGGTGAGACAACACTAGTAGCATCCTATTTCTTGGAGTGGCGATCGGTCTTGGCTGCAGAGAACAGCATAACGAATATTGCTGTTGAGCTCCTGGGTGTAG GTTCAGAATCAAAGGTTTCTGTTGGTGTTTTAAACATCAGACTGGAAATGTATCCGCATCTTAATAAGACACTGTCTCCAGAAGTAACTAATACTCAA TTTGCTTTGGAACgtcagaaaacagcagaaaaagaacgATTATTTCTTGTATACGCTAAACAGTGGTGGAGAGAGTACCTACAGATAAGGCCTACGCACAATGTAAGGCTAGTAAAGATTTTTGCACAG GATGAAAATGGAGTAAACCATCCAGTATGTTCATATATCAGACCGCTTCGAGCAGGCCGGTTACTAGACGCTCCTAGACAGGCAGCACGGTTTGTCAGTGTCCTGGGCTATGAAAAAGCTCCCGTAATCGGAGGAGGTGGTGGCAAACAAGAACAGTGGTGCAcccttcttgcttttctgtctaGAAACAAG GGTGACTGTGAGGATCATGCTAACCTTCTGTGCAGTCTTCTTCTTGGCTTTGGATTGGACGCCTTTGTGTGTGTtggaacaaaagcaaaaggagtCCCTCACACTTGGGTAATGACTTGTGGAACTGATGGAACAATTACTTTTTGGGAGAGCTTAACAGGACATAG GTACATCCACAGACCTATCAACCCTGATGACCCTCCACTAGTTGAACAACCCAAGCCACTGTATCCTTATCGCACGATTGGTTGTGTCTTCAACCATCAAAAGTTCTTTGGAAACTGTCAGCCCTCTGACGCTGTAGAGGTCTGTGTGTTTGACCTGCATGATGAATCTAAATGGAAACCCATGAGTGGAGAAGCAATAAAATCCGTATGTTCCCCTGGATCAACATCTtcagttccttcttttcctcctctgtgtgCATCCACAATAGATGCTGCGGTAACAAGCAATGAGATAGAATTGCAGCTGAGAATACTGGTCTCTGAATACAGAAAG GATCTTGGCCTTTCTACTGTTTGGGATGACCATCTGTCCTATCTGTTGTCACCAGCATTAGCAGCCTATGAGCTGGAACGCACAACAAGCGTTTCTGCAGGAAATGAGGAGTTTCAAGATGCTATAAGAAGAGCAGTTCCCGATGGTCACACATTTAAAGGGTTTCCTATCCATTTTGTATACAGAAATGCCAGGAGAGCATTTGCCACATGTCTTCG GTCtcctttttgtgaagaaataatCTGCTGTAGGGGAGACCAAGTGCGACTTGCAGTTCGTGTACGAGTGTTTCCATACCCTGAATCTGCATGTGCTGTTTGGATCATGTTTGCTTGTAAATACCGTTCTGTCCTTTGA
- the CEP76 gene encoding centrosomal protein of 76 kDa isoform X2 gives MAVAPEKASELKQIIQQQLLQMDVHGRIREVLAETVREELAPEHQELSTEDLVKALQQQGIINDIMKELKFVTDVSEKERTSAPKPSTHFVDREPPVLKKTNIDPTRRYLYLQVLGGKAFLEHLQEPEPLPGQICSTFTLCLHFRNQRFRSKPVPCACEPDFHDGFLLEVHKDSLGDGSKMVDATTMLSICDPVHMVLIKTDTFGETTLVASYFLEWRSVLAAENSITNIAVELLGVGSESKVSVGVLNIRLEMYPHLNKTLSPEVTNTQFALERQKTAEKERLFLVYAKQWWREYLQIRPTHNDENGVNHPVCSYIRPLRAGRLLDAPRQAARFVSVLGYEKAPVIGGGGGKQEQWCTLLAFLSRNKGDCEDHANLLCSLLLGFGLDAFVCVGTKAKGVPHTWVMTCGTDGTITFWESLTGHRYIHRPINPDDPPLVEQPKPLYPYRTIGCVFNHQKFFGNCQPSDAVEVCVFDLHDESKWKPMSGEAIKSVCSPGSTSSVPSFPPLCASTIDAAVTSNEIELQLRILVSEYRKDLGLSTVWDDHLSYLLSPALAAYELERTTSVSAGNEEFQDAIRRAVPDGHTFKGFPIHFVYRNARRAFATCLRSPFCEEIICCRGDQVRLAVRVRVFPYPESACAVWIMFACKYRSVL, from the exons ATGGCGGTGGCGCCGGAGAAAGCCTCGGAGCTGAAGCAGAtcatccagcagcagctgctgcag atggaTGTCCATGGAAGGATCAGAGAAGTTCTTGCTGAGACTGTTCGTGAAGAGTTAGCACCTGAGCATCAGGAGTTATCCACAGAAGATTTGGTAAAGGCCCTACAACAACAAGGGATCATCAATGATATTATGAAGGAACTTAAATTTGTAACT GATGTGAGTGAAAAGGAGAGGACTTCAGCTCCAAAACCATCAACGCATTTTGTTGACAGAGAACCgccagttttgaaaaaaa CTAACATTGACCCAACACGGAGGTATCTTTACCTTCAGGTTTTGGGTGGAAAAGCTTTTCTGGAACATCTTCAGGAACCGGAGCCTCTGCCTGGTCAAATCTGTTCTACCTTCACTCTGTGTTTACATTTTCGAAATCAGCGCTTCCGTTCTAAACCTGTCCCCTGTGCCTGTGAGCCAGATTTTCATGATGGCTTTTTACTTGAAGTACACAAGGATAGCCTAG GTGATGGAAGTAAAATGGTGGATGCAACCACTATGTTATCTATATGTGATCCAGTGCATATGGTTCTGATCAAAACAGACACGTTTGGTGAGACAACACTAGTAGCATCCTATTTCTTGGAGTGGCGATCGGTCTTGGCTGCAGAGAACAGCATAACGAATATTGCTGTTGAGCTCCTGGGTGTAG GTTCAGAATCAAAGGTTTCTGTTGGTGTTTTAAACATCAGACTGGAAATGTATCCGCATCTTAATAAGACACTGTCTCCAGAAGTAACTAATACTCAA TTTGCTTTGGAACgtcagaaaacagcagaaaaagaacgATTATTTCTTGTATACGCTAAACAGTGGTGGAGAGAGTACCTACAGATAAGGCCTACGCACAAT GATGAAAATGGAGTAAACCATCCAGTATGTTCATATATCAGACCGCTTCGAGCAGGCCGGTTACTAGACGCTCCTAGACAGGCAGCACGGTTTGTCAGTGTCCTGGGCTATGAAAAAGCTCCCGTAATCGGAGGAGGTGGTGGCAAACAAGAACAGTGGTGCAcccttcttgcttttctgtctaGAAACAAG GGTGACTGTGAGGATCATGCTAACCTTCTGTGCAGTCTTCTTCTTGGCTTTGGATTGGACGCCTTTGTGTGTGTtggaacaaaagcaaaaggagtCCCTCACACTTGGGTAATGACTTGTGGAACTGATGGAACAATTACTTTTTGGGAGAGCTTAACAGGACATAG GTACATCCACAGACCTATCAACCCTGATGACCCTCCACTAGTTGAACAACCCAAGCCACTGTATCCTTATCGCACGATTGGTTGTGTCTTCAACCATCAAAAGTTCTTTGGAAACTGTCAGCCCTCTGACGCTGTAGAGGTCTGTGTGTTTGACCTGCATGATGAATCTAAATGGAAACCCATGAGTGGAGAAGCAATAAAATCCGTATGTTCCCCTGGATCAACATCTtcagttccttcttttcctcctctgtgtgCATCCACAATAGATGCTGCGGTAACAAGCAATGAGATAGAATTGCAGCTGAGAATACTGGTCTCTGAATACAGAAAG GATCTTGGCCTTTCTACTGTTTGGGATGACCATCTGTCCTATCTGTTGTCACCAGCATTAGCAGCCTATGAGCTGGAACGCACAACAAGCGTTTCTGCAGGAAATGAGGAGTTTCAAGATGCTATAAGAAGAGCAGTTCCCGATGGTCACACATTTAAAGGGTTTCCTATCCATTTTGTATACAGAAATGCCAGGAGAGCATTTGCCACATGTCTTCG GTCtcctttttgtgaagaaataatCTGCTGTAGGGGAGACCAAGTGCGACTTGCAGTTCGTGTACGAGTGTTTCCATACCCTGAATCTGCATGTGCTGTTTGGATCATGTTTGCTTGTAAATACCGTTCTGTCCTTTGA
- the CEP76 gene encoding centrosomal protein of 76 kDa isoform X3 has product MAVAPEKASELKQIIQQQLLQMDVHGRIREVLAETVREELAPEHQELSTEDLVKALQQQGIINDIMKELKFVTDVSEKERTSAPKPSTHFVDREPPVLKKTNIDPTRRYLYLQVLGGKAFLEHLQEPEPLPGQICSTFTLCLHFRNQRFRSKPVPCACEPDFHDGFLLEVHKDSLGDGSKMVDATTMLSICDPVHMVLIKTDTFGETTLVASYFLEWRSVLAAENSITNIAVELLGVGSESKVSVGVLNIRLEMYPHLNKTLSPEVTNTQFALERQKTAEKERLFLVYAKQWWREYLQIRPTHNVRLVKIFAQDENGVNHPVCSYIRPLRAGRLLDAPRQAARFVSVLGYEKAPVIGGGGGKQEQWCTLLAFLSRNKGDCEDHANLLCSLLLGFGLDAFVCVGTKAKGVPHTWVMTCGTDGTITFWESLTGHRYIHRPINPDDPPLVEQPKPLYPYRTIGCVFNHQKFFGNCQPSDAVEVCVFDLHDESKWKPMSGEAIKSVCSPGSTSSVPSFPPLCASTIDAAVTSNEIELQLRILVSEYRKH; this is encoded by the exons ATGGCGGTGGCGCCGGAGAAAGCCTCGGAGCTGAAGCAGAtcatccagcagcagctgctgcag atggaTGTCCATGGAAGGATCAGAGAAGTTCTTGCTGAGACTGTTCGTGAAGAGTTAGCACCTGAGCATCAGGAGTTATCCACAGAAGATTTGGTAAAGGCCCTACAACAACAAGGGATCATCAATGATATTATGAAGGAACTTAAATTTGTAACT GATGTGAGTGAAAAGGAGAGGACTTCAGCTCCAAAACCATCAACGCATTTTGTTGACAGAGAACCgccagttttgaaaaaaa CTAACATTGACCCAACACGGAGGTATCTTTACCTTCAGGTTTTGGGTGGAAAAGCTTTTCTGGAACATCTTCAGGAACCGGAGCCTCTGCCTGGTCAAATCTGTTCTACCTTCACTCTGTGTTTACATTTTCGAAATCAGCGCTTCCGTTCTAAACCTGTCCCCTGTGCCTGTGAGCCAGATTTTCATGATGGCTTTTTACTTGAAGTACACAAGGATAGCCTAG GTGATGGAAGTAAAATGGTGGATGCAACCACTATGTTATCTATATGTGATCCAGTGCATATGGTTCTGATCAAAACAGACACGTTTGGTGAGACAACACTAGTAGCATCCTATTTCTTGGAGTGGCGATCGGTCTTGGCTGCAGAGAACAGCATAACGAATATTGCTGTTGAGCTCCTGGGTGTAG GTTCAGAATCAAAGGTTTCTGTTGGTGTTTTAAACATCAGACTGGAAATGTATCCGCATCTTAATAAGACACTGTCTCCAGAAGTAACTAATACTCAA TTTGCTTTGGAACgtcagaaaacagcagaaaaagaacgATTATTTCTTGTATACGCTAAACAGTGGTGGAGAGAGTACCTACAGATAAGGCCTACGCACAATGTAAGGCTAGTAAAGATTTTTGCACAG GATGAAAATGGAGTAAACCATCCAGTATGTTCATATATCAGACCGCTTCGAGCAGGCCGGTTACTAGACGCTCCTAGACAGGCAGCACGGTTTGTCAGTGTCCTGGGCTATGAAAAAGCTCCCGTAATCGGAGGAGGTGGTGGCAAACAAGAACAGTGGTGCAcccttcttgcttttctgtctaGAAACAAG GGTGACTGTGAGGATCATGCTAACCTTCTGTGCAGTCTTCTTCTTGGCTTTGGATTGGACGCCTTTGTGTGTGTtggaacaaaagcaaaaggagtCCCTCACACTTGGGTAATGACTTGTGGAACTGATGGAACAATTACTTTTTGGGAGAGCTTAACAGGACATAG GTACATCCACAGACCTATCAACCCTGATGACCCTCCACTAGTTGAACAACCCAAGCCACTGTATCCTTATCGCACGATTGGTTGTGTCTTCAACCATCAAAAGTTCTTTGGAAACTGTCAGCCCTCTGACGCTGTAGAGGTCTGTGTGTTTGACCTGCATGATGAATCTAAATGGAAACCCATGAGTGGAGAAGCAATAAAATCCGTATGTTCCCCTGGATCAACATCTtcagttccttcttttcctcctctgtgtgCATCCACAATAGATGCTGCGGTAACAAGCAATGAGATAGAATTGCAGCTGAGAATACTGGTCTCTGAATACAGAAAG CATTAG